In the Acidobacteriota bacterium genome, TTGTATCCTTCGTGGAAGGTGAAAATGGAACTCGGACGGAAACAACTGCTGATTAACGGTGAGTGGCGCGATGCGTCGGATGGCAAGACGCAGCCGGTCATCAACCCCGCCACCGAAGAGGTGATCGCCGAAGTGGCCTCGGCCACCAGCGAAGACGTCGATGCAGCCGTGCGCGCGGCGCGTGCTGCCTTTGAAGGGCCCTGGGGCAAGATGTCGGCGCGTGAGCGCGGCCGGCTGGTCTACAAACTGGGCGAGCAGTTGATGGTGCAGGCCGACGAAGTGGCCCGCCTCGAGACGCTGCACAACGGCAAGCCCATCACCGAATCCCGTCATGTCGAAATTCCTGCGGCTGCGGAGTGCCTGCAGTATTTCGCGGGCTGGGCCGACAAGATTCACGGCGAAACCGTACCGGTCAAGGGCGGGCAGCTCGTCTACACGTTGCGCGAACCCGTGGGGGTTGTCGCCGCGATCGTCCCGTGGAATTTCCCCTTGCTCATCGCCGTGTGGAAAGTGGCGCCGGCGCTGGCGATGGGGAACACCGTGATTTTGAAGCCCGCGAGCCAGACGCCACTGACGGCATTGGCGCTGGGCGAGATGGCCACGGCCCTGGGGTTCCCCCCGGGCGTGCTCAATGTGATCACGGGGTCGGGCAGCACGGCCGGTCAGGCGATTGTGGACCATCCCGGCATCGACAAGATTGCGTTTACCGGCGACACGTCCACCGGCAAGGGCATCATGAAAAGCGCAGCCGATACGCTCAAGCACATCACGCTTGAGCTCGGCGGCAAATCCCCCAACATCGTGTTTGCTGATGCGGATCTCGACGCTGCGGTCCGCGGCGCGACGATGGGGATTTTTTATGGCAAGGGTGAAGTGTGTGCGGCCGGTTCGCGCTTGCTGGTGGAGGCGTCGATCAAGGACGAGTTCCTGGCAAAGATCGCTGACCGCACGAAGAAGATGGTGGCCGGGGACCCGCTGAACCCCAAGACGCGACTCGGCGCCATTTCATCGAAGGCGCAGCTCGAACGCGTGTTGCGGTATGTCGACATCGCGAAGCAGGAAGGCGCAACATTGCTCGCCGGAGGCGAGCGCACCGACATCGGCACGGGCAAGGGCTTCTTCATGCAGCCCACCGTGTTTGGCAATGTCACGGTGGACATGACAATCGCGCGTGAAGAGGTCTTCGGGCCGGTGCTTGCGGCCATTGAGTTTGCCGATGTCGAAGACGCCATCAGCAAGGCCAACTCGTCGATTTACGGTCTGGCGTCAGGTGTGTGGACACGCGATGTGCGCAAGGCGCACTACGTGGCGTCGAAGCTCAAGGCGGGCACCGTCTGGATCAACACCTACAATACCTACGACACCGCCGCGGCGTTCGGTGGGTACAAACAGAGCGGCTTCGGACGCGAGATGTCCGTGCACGCGCTGGAGTACTACACCCAGCTCAAGACCGTCTGGGTGGATATGGCACCCTAGGGACGCCCTGCGGGCGCGCGTAATTGGGAAATGTCACAAATGTCCGAAATGGCGAAGTGTCGGACAAACCTAATGCCGAGAAGAATGTCCGAATGTCGAAGGCCTGCAATGGATGAATGCCCCTGGAGAGGCAGATTCAACCACTGGATACCAAGGACATTCGACCATTCTCCCCTGCAATGTTCGCATTCGGTTTGTCCGGCATTTCGCCATTTCGGGCATTTGTGACATTTCGCCACTACACGGTTACTTAATCAAAGAATAGGCCCTGTCAAGCGCGTGCTCGGTGACGACATTGGTCGGGCTGTACTGGATCGACCGCGCGTTGTTTTGCACGCCATTTCGCCAGCCCCAGAAAATGAAATCGTTGTTGTTGGCCTGCAGGTACGGCACTCGCGCCTGAATGCTGATCCAGTAGCGCACGTTCGCCGCCGCCTGGAAGGGTGTGTCGAGCGTCAGCGAGTAGTCGTAGAACGACCAGCCTGTCGAGATGGCGCCACAGTTCAGCACCCGATCGGTTCCCCGGGTCTCAGCCACGCGGGCCACCGGGTAGACCGTGAGTTGGATCGGCGAATTCCGATTCGGGTTGTTGCCGCTGTCTGGATAGAACCCGACCTCGAAGTCCGTGGCCGTCGCCGCCGGTGCGGCCCGGTTCAGCACTTCGGCGCAATAGATCCCCTGCCACGTGATCTTTGTGATCGTGGCGGCTTCAGTGGACACGAAGTCGTCGAACATGAACGTCCCAGAGTTGGCCGGCGTCTTCATCGACGTCCGCGCATCCAGATTGGCCGTGCTGCCGGTGGGGTTCGCTGTGGTGAACACCGGGGCGGGCGGGGGAGGCGTGGGTGTAGTCGGTGAACTGCTCTTCTTGCACGCGGAGGCCATAAGGCCGGTCGCCGCAATGGAGAGGATCGTGAATGCCAGCGGGCGGACAAAGCTGCCGTACGACGAATTTCGCATGTGAACAAACTCCCGGTTGACGTGACCTGTCTATTTCCGCAAATGGGTGTTGAAGAATTCCACGGTGCGCGTCCAGGCCAGCGTGGCGGCCTTTTCGTCGTAGCGCGGAGTGGTGTCGTTGTTGAAGCCGTGTGAAGCGCCGTCGTACATGTGCATCGTGTACCGCACGTTGGCCGCCTTGAGCGCCGTCTCAAACGCCGGCCACGCGGCGTTGATGCGTGTGTCGGTACCGGCGTAGTGAATGAGGAGGGGCGCCTTGATCTTCGGCACGTCGGCCTCGGCAGCGGCGCTGCCG is a window encoding:
- a CDS encoding aldehyde dehydrogenase family protein; translation: MELGRKQLLINGEWRDASDGKTQPVINPATEEVIAEVASATSEDVDAAVRAARAAFEGPWGKMSARERGRLVYKLGEQLMVQADEVARLETLHNGKPITESRHVEIPAAAECLQYFAGWADKIHGETVPVKGGQLVYTLREPVGVVAAIVPWNFPLLIAVWKVAPALAMGNTVILKPASQTPLTALALGEMATALGFPPGVLNVITGSGSTAGQAIVDHPGIDKIAFTGDTSTGKGIMKSAADTLKHITLELGGKSPNIVFADADLDAAVRGATMGIFYGKGEVCAAGSRLLVEASIKDEFLAKIADRTKKMVAGDPLNPKTRLGAISSKAQLERVLRYVDIAKQEGATLLAGGERTDIGTGKGFFMQPTVFGNVTVDMTIAREEVFGPVLAAIEFADVEDAISKANSSIYGLASGVWTRDVRKAHYVASKLKAGTVWINTYNTYDTAAAFGGYKQSGFGREMSVHALEYYTQLKTVWVDMAP